A single region of the Chrysoperla carnea chromosome 5, inChrCarn1.1, whole genome shotgun sequence genome encodes:
- the LOC123300637 gene encoding uncharacterized protein LOC123300637: protein MKYLIVIFALISFSNAGFIINKSKSKSDMSKIRYGCLKSTNYPLEDALKVEKGELTGSDEEMHYMLCYAVKLGFANENGTFIENEFLNRLTEDVKKLEVKKFLDECSTVSDETPAKTIYLQAACLFDKGGEKLKSVNE, encoded by the exons ATGAAGtatttaatagtaatttttgCTTTGATCTCATTTTCAAAT gctggatttataattaataaaagtaaatcaaAATCTGATATGTCAAAAATACGTTATGGATGTTTGAAGTCAACAAATTATCCATTAGAGGATGCCCTTAAAGTGGAGAAGGGAGAACTGACTGGCAGTGATGAGGAAATGCATTACATGCTTTGCTATGCAGTCAAACTTGGTTTTGCCAATGAAAATGGTACATTTATTGAGAACgaatttttaaatcgtttaactgaagatgttaaaaaattagaagtGAAGAAATTTTTAGATGAATGCAGTACTGTGTCTGACGAGACACCagcaaaaacaatttatttgcaaGCTGCTTGTTTATTTGATAAAGGTGgggaaaaattgaaatctgtaaatgaatag